TACAGTAACTTGATGATAGTTAAGTATTAATTGATTAGGTAAAACATCACTGTTAGTTAATTCTGTGAGTTGGGTAAAGAAAAAACAGGGgatgtgaatatttttttatcgctagcttttatacattaaaaaatataaaaatatttaatttaagtgCCTATGCTGGTCCCCCTGTATTGTATTGAATAAAAAACAGGTTAGTGGGATGAGTCATCATAAGATGGCCACGTGGCAAAATTTGTCGGATCAATTAAGGTTTGTTGATGGAAACATAAATGGCTCCGTGGGGCTTGTTTGGTAGAACCGTATTTAGATTGCCACGTCCTTAAGGAGAGCCTCTAAAGAGGTGTAATAATAATTgctatgtttttttcttttttccgaTTAAACTATATTTATGATGCAATTGGGAAGGTTGATTAAGGGGTTGCATGGTCCAtttggttttagttttgttaatatgtgttttgaaaaggaaaaaaggtgAAAGGGTGGAAGTGTATAGTTTTTTACCAATTggaataatgataattaaaggCAGAAAACGAAGAAACATGTAACAGAGACAATTAAGTGTGTCTTGTCTGCAAATTCCAAAGAGGAGTCTGCCACTTTAAATCATGTTTCTTTGTCTcaccatttcttttctttctctttattccATCTTTCTTCCTCATACTCTCACTCCACACCTTCATCACTCTATTCAATAATAAGCTCTTATTATTAAGattatatcttcttttttttcattttaaatttattataaaaactttaattgtattcctaaaataaattatataacatttacttcttatatttataaaattctatataGAACATTGTAGGGACCtggtaattatatttatatttatataaataaataaaaggattaATTAAGGAGAtagtttttcctttattatgAAAAGTGTATAGGAGAGCAACTTTCATgttcatttttttctaaaaatcattctctctctaaaaagcttATTCCTTACTTTCTTTGTCCTCTCTCTAGCCTCCACTTAGATTTCGCCGTTGCATGTTTGGTTCGGAGGTGTTCTAGCATTCCCAGCCAGAGAGCTTCAAAACGAACCGAACAGTTCTTTGTTTCAGTGGGTAAGTCGTTTTTCCTCTTTCTCCTGCTGTTCTTGAGCTTAGGACATGTAACTTTTCTGGTTGCATGTAGTTAGTGaagttcttcttcattttctctatcTGTTTGAACTCTAAGAGTTAACTCCTATCACCATTAGGTGGTTTGTAGGGTTTGGTAGCGTCTTTGCTATTTGAGACATTGTTTAGAGTGTTCCTGTGAGCTTAACACTTCATCCTCCAGGTAAGGGGAACTGAGTTTTTATTCTCTGATTTGTTAAAAATTAGGATGTGCATAAGTTAGAATTCTATTTGTATCTATGAAGTACTATATGtgtgaaattgattttatatgtgTTTGTTGTTTGAGCTGAAATTGACGATCTTGTATGCTAGAATGTGTGTTTTTGAATATTTGAGAAATGGAGATTGTGAATCGATGTTATGAGCTGTTATATGTATAGTGCAGTGCTGGAATTGAGTCATTGAGTGAGGTGAAGTTGTTGTACTGGCtattagataaaaaaagttaaatgaattGGGGGTGTTAGATCACTTTGAGGAATTGAGATAACAATTTTGGGCAGCTGGTGTCTAGAGtgaaattatgttgttgggACATCTTAGACAAGTCATTTGTGACTTGTTAGGATCATAAAACTGACCTATAACCTGTTAGAAATGGTGAAATCAAAATTGGGTCCTTAAGTTGTAGAAATTGATGTTTTAAGAGATAAATTTTGATCTTAATCACTTTAGATTAGCATTAGAGAGAGTTAGGACCATCTAGGTAAATTTAGTTAAGCTTAATACACGAATAAGGGGTGTTAGAAGTTGATAAAAGGGCCTAGAGTTGGTAGGAAGGGTGTGAGATGCTCGAAATATGCAGAATTTCATTCTGCAGATTATGTAGAATCATATAGCGCACcctgtgcgctatgcgaattttaGTTGAAAGACTCCCCCATCGggaaaattcgctcagcgcaccaagGGTGGTGCGCTATGCAAATTTTTGCTATCTTTCCTTGCACCCTGGTGCATTGTGCGACCCAATTCAGTGAGTTTCATACTTTTCATCATTTGTTTGAGCTGTTTGATTGCCAAGGTGTATGTATGTCTATATAACTGATTTGGGTGGCTTGATTTTTGTTTCATGAGGGTATTTTGTATCGTGttgtgaattatagtttgaaagtaTGTATGAAATAAAGTTGTGATTGGTGTAAATGTAACAAGTATAGttcatggacgtaattccatgatcctcaaggagaggatACATGATGGTGCCCTAGTAGTGTGTAAAATGATTGCatggaagctcagtcttggggttttttttttctaaaactacaatgatcaatcattctcaagtagagaggattgaatcaTGTGGTGAGTAGTAGCAGGAAGTcctagtcttggaggcttccaatATGCTATAGGACgtggaacagactaacctcgtgagtgtggtagggtgaaacccattgacaatggctttgcaaagcaatagaggccaccacgagtgcataacccgccatagctcggtAATCATTCTAGTCCGAACGAGTCAGTTTAAAAGTGTAACAAGTTATGTTGTGTGAtcatatatatatgtttgaacTTTGTAAGTTGTGTGTGATTtgataacatgttttttatacctagctcacccttgcttgtttgtgtatgtttcttttgcgatgatcatctaCTTGAATGTGAGCAGATGTTGTGGAGTTTTCCTTGGAACAAGAGCTTGAGGATGCTGACGCTACAGTCTAGTCCCTTAGGAGTTCTATTTACTTTACTGTATTTTGAGATACTCTAGTATTCAGCTTATGTTAGTTTGAAGTACTTCTTTGtcgttaaaaattttaattttggagttaatttggatgactgtaatcctttATTTAACTATCATTTTTTCCAATATTATCTATGATAACgtctttatttatatacatgtataccatatatttgggatgtcacaaacatcattttcaataaacaatacataaaatgtttttatatgacaaacaaaacacactaaattaaaatatataatcttttaaatttgttcttttacattattttcataaaatataaggataaaatattttatgatgttattatgctacaacttttttttttccgacTTAATACTTAAAAGTACAAATgcaattttaagttaaattggcccttgtttttttgttatttaattatgcTTTTAACTTGTAAAGAGAGATTCAAATTCATACACCATTATTGACTTGTAGTACTaatcaaaatagaaatattattataacaccAAAAATACCCTAATGTAATAAACAAATGATAGTTTATTCCTGCCTTTGGCATGAAAATACGCATGAAAAATGAGTTACCTAATTTACACAACTGTTATtgttttatactattttttaacatGGTTTTGGTTTGACcaaagatttttataaaaacaaaagcttAGGAAATGAATTCCTTTTGGTTCAATTTGAATTGCCTCCTATGCagctaaaaacaaaatgatttttaaacattttttcattattattgtaatatgaAGATAATTTAAGGCATGTAATCTGTTCAGTAAAATTTTTCGAATTGAATAAGAAATGAAACCGAGGATCGACATCAGCATTGACCAAGAAAATACACATGATAAATGAGATCATCATTTAGCTTGCAATTAtttgaataacatttttatGTTGTTATTGAAATAAAACGATCATTTGAATTCCAGAAATGAAAGCAAAGATTCTTTTAATCTAAgcacatatttttgtttcatgatTTCAACATTGGAATTCAATTCAAGGAAGAATTTAAAtcttcaaaaataaatgaaaaatttgaataaaaaaaatctattgtcttgtgattaaaaataatattaattttatgtcaGTTAAACTCATatcataaatgtaatttttttttccattgcATCCTCTCTTAAAAAGATTAGTCGATTTTCTCTAGTGaatcattttttgaaaaaaaaaaaactattagaaTCATTGATTTGTAATGAATCCATAATTTTACTTTAgaagtaatataataatataaaataaattcacttTTAGAAAGAGACGATTGGTATTAAATTTAAAGTGATTGTCAATCCTTTATACGGATGAATATCAccttcatataattttttttttataatgaatcaTACTAAAAAAAAGctataattttgaaatcaaatttataaaatcttcCTAAATACctagaaaaatgatatattaaataatcatttgGTTAACCTCAAGAATGACGGTTTAGAGAAGATCAAAATTCTACTAGAACTTAATTTTGTGTCTTTTTGTACTTTTGATGCCAACACTTAGTAGTAATACACGAGTTTTGAATAAGGGACCGAACTCACATTAAGATATACACTCTTAAATTAACATtcataattgttaaatataatattaaaaattaaggatAAAGATTAATTACATTCACCAAAATTACTTATtatcataatcatattttagCCTTTTGTAATGAACTAAAACAGTAGATTACACAAGATCAAACTTATAATTTAAcccatattttaaaatataacctCATGTTaacagaaaaattattattagtgtTGGGTTATGGTGTGAGTATGGGAGTTGTGGNCATATCTTCCAAATTGAGCTAANNCCTGTTGCAGGAAGtctaagaaataaaaagaaagaagattggAAGGCAAAAACAAGTCCTAAGTCGAATCTGATGCTGAAAATGAACAAGTAACTGTGAAGAAGAATGACAANTCTTGTACTGGTGGTGTCCAACGTTTGAAAATGTTTAGCTACAATTAATGCGTTCTAGTTTACTACATATGGCTAAACATCATAGTTACTGAAGTTGCCTATACAGGGGTTGCTGATGCTGTGGATCAAGCtgtcaatttaattattttctacttcTAAAGCCAATTCAATGCCCCTTCTACATTGTCTCCATCATTCTCTTCCAACACTTATGCACTGCCATCACTTTGCTTCAACTTTAGTTATATTTAGCACTACCATCGCCTCAATCCCACTTTTCCTATTAACAAACAAGGATACATCCAATTATATACTTCACCTCTTTCTATTCAAATGTCCTTTTCTCTCAACCCTTATTGTTAAAACCCTATAAACCccttcaaatttcatttctttcaccAGATCAACGGTACAAATTCAAAACTTTTCACCATCTAAATCataaaccaaattaaacaaTCTTCTCTACAGAATCCTTAACTATACATCAAAACCCACTAAATTCTCCCATGGATTATTataatatacacacacattGGTATATTGGTGTTGAAAAGACAAGACGTATTGAAGCAGAAATTAGTTTTCcattgtttgttattttattaatgataagGTACATGGTGTGCATGACCATAGAGGCAAATTAATATTAGTAAACCTGATGTCCTCCCATAATGATGTGAAGACATCTTCCATGGAAGGCAGagttgattaaaataaaattataagcttccaaaactataataaacaaGAAGAGGGGTGGAATATCATTAATAGCTgattaaaataaacaagttttGTTGGTTCCAACCAaccaaaacttcaaaacaagtaattaattaaagacCGTGTAACTTAGGCCTTGTGGACATGTCGCCCACCTTCAGGGCAAATCAAAACCAAAGAGACTCTGCTCAATGTCTGACTtggcttttctttttgcttatcactctctctttctctctctttctttttctttctttttggtttAAAGTAGCTTCTGTTGTTGGTGTtggtgtgtatatatatatatatatatatatatatatatatatatatatatatatatatatatatatatatatatatatatatatataaggaccCTAAGGTGGCGGCTTTTCTTTTCAGTCTTGATCAGTTTCACTCATTGGAAGATATGAGAACATTAGAGCAAATCGATGCTCCTCATACCCAgtcatcatcatcttcgtcTTCTTCCATTGATAGCAACAACCACCCTTCTACGACTCCACCACCCTCTTCCTCCCCTTCATCAAGTGTCTGCAGAAACAGAACTGATTTGAGCACTGACCTAAGACTTGGTCTTAGCATATCTCCTTCCTCTCAATCTGAACCACCTTTCAATTCAACACCAAGGTAAACAAATACCCTTGTATCTATTTCTCCACACCAATGCTAACCTTGGATTCTTTTCTGTTTCTTGATCTTCTTCATCCTATTTTGATATGGTGATGCACGTAGGATTAATTGCATTAACATGTTAATCTGTTATGTACCGTTCAGGGAGGAAAGTTTCAACTGGCCACCAATTAAGTCCATATTGAGGAGCACCCTTGTGGGGAAACAAAGCCATCTGAGCCAAAAACCATCTTTGTTTGTGAAAGTCTACATGGAAGGGATCCCCATCGGAAGAAAATTAAATCTGATGGCACATTATAGCTATGACGGACTGGTGAAAACTCTGGGCCATATGTTTAGGACCACCATTCTGTGTGAGCATCTGAAACCCTCATAAAATCATTTCCTTCAGCACCTTCTTTTG
This genomic stretch from Vigna radiata var. radiata cultivar VC1973A chromosome 7, Vradiata_ver6, whole genome shotgun sequence harbors:
- the LOC106767796 gene encoding LOW QUALITY PROTEIN: auxin-responsive protein IAA31 (The sequence of the model RefSeq protein was modified relative to this genomic sequence to represent the inferred CDS: inserted 1 base in 1 codon), producing MRTLEQIDAPHTQSSSSSSSSIDSNNHPSTTPPPSSSPSSSVCRNRTDLSTDLRLGLSISPSSQSEPPFNSTPREESFNWPPIKSILRSTLVGKQSHLSQKPSLFVKVYMEGIPIGRKLNLMAHYSYDGLVKTLGHMFRTTILCPNSQPLSSGNFHVLTYEDQXRGLDDGWRCTVGDVLKQCEEIEDHES